One Cystobacter ferrugineus genomic window, TGGGTGTCCTCCGAGGTCACCCGCACGAGCGCCTGCAGGGGCCCGTCGTAGCGCAGCGCCTCCTCGACGGCGGAGGCGCTGAGCGAGGGATTTTCCAGCAGCCGCTCCAGCTCCCGGGGGTGGCGCAGCAGGGCCACCATGGCGTTACCCAACAGATTGGCCGTGGTCTCGTTGCCCGCGACGAGCAACACCCGGGTGAAGGAGATGAGATCCGGCACCTCCAGGTAGCCCTCGCTCGCCTCGAGCAGGGCACTGATGAGATCCTCGCGCGGCTCGCGCCGCCGCTGCTCGATGATCCGCTCCAGGTAGGCGTGGAACTCCTGGAGGCTCGCGAGGATGGGGGCCGGATCGCGCGTGCCCACGGCCATGGCTATCGTCTTCAAGACGTCGTCGGACCAGCGCTTGAAGTCCTCGCGGCGTTCGGGCTCCACGCCGAGCAGCTTGCTGATGACGGTGACGGGCAGGGGCACGGCCAGCTCCGCCATCAGGTCGAACTCCTCCCGGGCGAGCATGCGATCGAGCAGCTCGCGCGTGAGGGCGCGCATCCACGGCTCCAGCTCGGCGATGCGGTGGGGGGTGAAGGCCCGGCCCACCAGGGCGCGCAGGCGCGTGTGCTCGGGCGGGTCCGCGGAGATGAGGTTCTTCGCGTTGCTGAAGTACTCGCGCGCCTTCTCACCGCTCTCCGCCGTCAGCGACACCACGGGCTCCACGCGCGCGGAGGAGAATATTCCCGGGTTTTTGAGGACCGAGACGATGTCGTCGTAGCGGGTGACGGCATAGGCCTCCCCGAAGGGCTCCACCTGGAGAACGGGGGTGGACTCCCGGAGCGAGGCGTAGAAGGGGTGGGGATCGCGCAGGTATTCGGGCGACCACGGCAAGGCGGCAGGGGGCATGGGAACTCCGACGGGGGGCGAGAAAGGAAGTTATGCCTGACAGTTCCCACGTGAAAGGCATGCTTGTCCCCGCGAGGAGTCGTTATACGGTGAGCCTCTATGGCGAAGGCTCCCGCGAAACCCGCCGCGCGCAAGGCGGATCCCGTCCTCCTCTCCCTGTTCGACGTCCAGGAGGCCACGCTGCCCAATGGCCTCCGGGTGCGTCTGCTGGCCAACCACCAGACTCCGGTGGTGAGTCTCTACACCTTCTTCCAGGTGGGCAGCCGCAACGAGCGGCCCGGCATCACCGGCATCAGCCACCTGTTCGAGCACATGATGTTCAACGGGGCCAAGAAGTATGGCCCCAAGAAGTTCGATCAGACGCTCGAGTCCAATGGTGGCCGCTCCAACGCCTACACGTCCACGGACATGACCGTGTACTACGAGGACTTCGCCTCGGACGCGCTGGAGACGGTGCTGGATCTGGAGTCGGACCGGATGCGCTCGTTGCGCATCAACGACGTGGCGCTCAAGAGCGAGCGCCAGGTGGTGCTGGAAGAGCGCCGCGTGCGCGTGGACAACGACATCACCGGCATCATGGACGAGGAGCTGGGCACGCTCGTGTGGAAGGCGCACGCGTACCGCTGGCCCGTCATCGGTTGGCAGAAGGACATCGAGAACATCACCCGCCAGGACTGCGAGCAGTACTTCCGCACCTACTACGCGCCCAACAACGCGGTGCTCTACATCGTCGGGGACATCGATCCGAAGAAGACGCTGGCGCTGGTGCGCAAGTACTACGGGGACATCCCCAAGGGCCCCACGCCCGCGCCCGTGCTCGACGCCGAGCCCGAGCAGAAGGGCGAGCGCCGCGCCGAGGTGCGCCACCCCGCCCAGTCCCCGGCGCTGATGATCGCCTACCGCGGCCCGGCCGCGCGCGACGAGGACACGCTCCTGCTGGACGTCATCCAGTACGCGCTGGCCAAGGGCGAGGGCAGCCGGCTGACCAAGAAGCTCGTCTATGACACCCAGCTCGCCGTGTCGGTGGGCGTGGACTGGGGCTGGCGGTTGGATCCGGGCATCATCCTCTTCTTCCTGGAGCTCAAGCCGGACTCGGATCCGCGCAAGGTGGAGGAGGCGCTCTACGCGGAGCTCCAGCGCCTGGTGGCCGAGGGCCTCACGGAGCGCGAGCTGCAGAAGGCGAAGAACAACCTGCGCGCGGACCACCTGCGCGAGCTGGCCACCAACAGCGGCCGGGCCCACGCCATGGGCCACTACGAGGCGCTGCTGGGCTCGTGGCGGGATGGGCTGAGCCTGCCGAGTGTGTACGCGGCCGCGACGAACGAGCAGGTGCGCGCGGTGGCGGCGAAGTACTTCGCGCCCGAGCGCCGCTCGGTGGTGACGGTGCGGCCCACGGCTCCCGCGGACGGGGCCGTGCCCACGGTGGACGCGCAGGAGGTGGCGTGATGGCGGCCCGGAAGAGCGCGACGAAGAAGAAGCCGGCCGCCCCGACGATGGGCGCGCTGATGCTGCCCGCCCTGCACGAGAGCACCACCTCCAGCGGGCTGAAGGTGCTGGCGGCCGAGCGGGGACCGCTGCCGCTCGTCGCCATGCGGCTGGTGGTGCGCGCGGGCAGCGCGGTGGACCCCAAGGACAAGCACGGCTTGGCGGACTTCACCGCGCGGCTCATGCGCCGCGGGACGCAGAAGCGCGGCGCGGATGAGCTCGACGAGGCGATCGAGTTCGTCGGCGCGAGCTTCTCGGTGGGCAGCAACGAGGACCTGCTGTCGTTCTTCGTCACCACGCCCGCCGAGCACTTTCCGGCGATGATCGGGCTGCTCGGGGAGATCGTCCGCGAGCCGTCCTTCCCCGAGCGCGAGGTGGAGCTGGCGCGCGAGCGCACCCTGGCGGGCTTCGCCAATGACCTGGACGATCCGTCGACGATCGCCGACCGGGCCTTCACCCGGGCGCTGTGGGGCGCGCACCCCTACGGCCATGACATCGGCGGCAGCTCGGCGCACGTGCGCACCTTCACGCGCGAGGATCTCGTGCGCTTCCACTGCGAGCGACTGGGGCCCAAGGTGGCGCTCCTGTCGGTGGTGGGCGCGGTGGATCCGAAGCTCGTGCTGGACGAGGCGGAGAAGGCCTTCGCGGGCTGGACGGGCGGGCCGGAAGCGGCGCCGCAGATTCCCGCCATGGGGAAGATGGCCTCGGGCCGCATCCTGCTCGTGGACAAGCCGGATCAGACGCAGACGCAGGTGCGCATCGGCGGCCCGGGCTTCCGCATGGGGCATCCGGACTACTTCCCGTCCACGGCGATGAACAACGTGCTCGGCGGTGGTTTCACCTCGCGGCTGGTGAACGAGGTGCGCGTGGAGCGCGGCCTGACGTACGGCATCAGCAGCTACTTCGACATGCTCAACGTGGGCGGCGTGTTCGCCATCTCCACCTTCACCCAGACGGAGCGCACGCGGGAGATGCTCGACGTGACGCTCTCCGAGGTGGCCAAGGTGCGCGCGGGCGGCATCAGCGCGGCGGAGCTGAAGAAGGCGCAGCGCTACCTGGCGGGGCTCTACCCCATGCGCACCGAGACGAACGAGTCGGTGGCGTCCGTCATCGGCGACATCCGGGTGCACGCGCTCGGGGACGACTGGGTGGAGAAGTTCCGCGAGCGCCTGTGCACGGTGAAGCCCAGGCAGACGCAGGAGGTGGCGGCCAAGTACCTCTTCCCCACCCCCCCGCTCATCGTGCTCTTGGGCAAGGCGTCCGCGGTGAAGAAGCAGCTCAAGGGGCTGGGGCCGGTGAAGGTGGTGCCGGCCTCGGACTACGAGTGAGCGGCGCGCGCGTCCCCGTCCTCTTCGAGGGCGGGGGAGTGCTCGCGGTGGACAAGCCCGCGGGGATGCTCGTCATCCCCGGGCGCTCCGAGGACAGCGCCCCGTCCCTGCGCGAGGTGCTGGAGGCGGAGCTCAAGCGCAAGGTGTTCGTGGTGCACCGGTTGGATCGGGACACGTCGGGCGTGGTGGTGTTCGCCCTGACGCCCGCGGTCCACCGCACGCTGTCCATGGCCTTCGAGGCGGGAGGGGTGCACAAGCACTACCTGGCGTTGGTGGAAGGCCGGCTGGAGGCGCCCGTCGTGGTGGACGCGGCGCTCGCGCCCGCGCGCAAGGGCCGCATGCGGGTGGCCCGGCCGGGCGAGGAGGGCAAGCCCTCGACGACGCGGATTCAGCCCGTGGAGGTGTTCCCCTCGGCCACGCTCGTGGAGGCCGAGCCGCTCACGGGGCGCACGCACCAGATTCGCGTGCACCTCTTGTCCCTCGGGCACCCGCTGCTCGTGGATCACCAGTACGGGCGGGACACGCCGTGGACGGCGCGCGAGCTGGGCGGGCAGGGGGAGGACGTGGTGCTGGCCCGGACGCCCCTGCACGCGGCCCGGCTGGAGTGGCCCGCGTTGCCGGGCGTGGGGGCGCGCCGCCTGGAGTCCCCGCTCCCCGAGGACATGGCGCGCACCGTGGGGCTCGTCCGTCAGGGCTTGCGCTGACCGAGCCGCGCGGCGATCTCCGGAGCGGAGCGCACGTGGGCGAACGCGGGCTCCAGGCCCACGGCCTCGAGGTCGTCATACCCCGCGTCCAGCGCGCGCTTGAGCCACTCGGCGGCGCGCTCCAGTTGGGCGCTGCGCGCGTGGTTGAGGGCGGCCTGGTAGGCCTCCTCCGCGCGGCCGGTGCTCTCGAAGGTGGCCGCGAAGAGCGCCGCCGCCGCGTCGAAGTCGCCCCGGGCCACCGCGATGTCCGCGAGCAGCGCGTCGCGCCGGGCCAGGGACTTCCAGGAGAAGTCACGCGCGGTGCGCTCGGCCTCTTCCAGCCGCCGCGCCTTCACGAGCAGCCGCACCGCCAGCGCGACGACGGCCTCGGAGGGCTCACGCTCCAGCGCGGCGAGCGCGGGCGCGAGGGCGCGATCCGGCAGGCCCGCGGCCTCGTAGGCCATGGCCCAGCTGAAGGGCCGCGCGTCCTGGGGCGGCTGCACCTTCTCCAGGTGGGACAGGGCGGCGCGGGGGTTGCCCTCGGCGAGCGCCACCCAGGCGAGCAGATCCCTCGCCGCGTTGGTCTCCGCGCCCGGTCGGGCCGACGAGAGCGCCAGGTGGGCCAGCCGTGCCGCCTCGGTCTCCTGGCCCGAGCGCAGCGCCTGCCAGCCGCGCGTGAGCGCTTCCGGCTCGGGCTCCGCGGTCTGCACGGGGGGCAGCGGCTTGACGTCGTGGGTCACCGACAGGGCCTGCCAGCAGTCGAACGCCATGCGGCCGAACATGAAGGCGGCGAAGAACGCGCGGATGAAGAGGAACAAGCTCGTCGCCGCGCCCGCCACGATCACGCCCACCCACAGGGTGAGCCGCTGCCGCGTGGGGCCCAGCACGCCGCGCAAAATCTGCCCGCCGTCCAGCGGCAGCACCGGCAGCAGGTTGATGATGCCCCAGCCGAAGTTCACGAACATCAGATCGGTGAAGATGGTGCGGGCGAGGGGGGTCTGCGGGGGGACGAAGTAGTTGACGGCGATCATCACCCCGCCGAACAGGAAGCCCGCGAACGGTCCGGCGGCGGTGACGGCCACGTCGCGCCAGCGGCTGAGCATCCGGTCCGGGTACGTCAGCCCGCCAAAGGCATAGAGCCGGATGCCCGCCACGTCACAGCCCAGGCTCATCGCCATGAGCGCGTGTCCCAGCTCATGGATCAGGATGGAGACGAAACAGACGGCCACCCACGACACCACGAAGCGCCAGTCGTCGAGCCGGCCGCCGATCATGCCGAACATGGCGGTGATGAGCCAGAAGCTCGGCTCGACGACGACCGGGATGCGGCCCAGGTTGAAGTGCCAGGAGAAGGGAGAAGAAGAGTCCGTGCTCATGTGTCTCGTGAATCAGCTCTCGGAAGGAGCCACCGGGAAGGCGTTGGAAAACGCTTGCTCCCCCTGGGGATCCTCGATCTTGGCGACGAAGTCGTCGCCGGACTGGTCGATGGTGACCGCTTGCTGGAGCTTGCCCGCCGTGAAGGGACCCAGCGGCACGCTGAAGGCGGTCTTTCCCCCGCTGTAGATCGACAACGTGGCGGTGCCCTGGAAGGGCAGTTCGCCCTCCACCTGTCCGTGGACGGTGACGGTGATGGTGACGGTGAAGGGCTGGCCCTGGACCTGGGGGTCGATGCGCGTGAAGTCGTACGTCGCCCACGCCGGCTCCGGCTCGGGTTCCGGCTCGGGTTCCGGTTCCTGCTCCACCGGCGTCACCACGTAGGGCGTGGCGAAGGTGGCCTCGCGCCCATCGCCCATGTTCACCCCGACGATGTAGTTGCCCACCTCCAGCGGCTCCACGGTGCCCTCGAACAGGCCATGGCCCAGGTAGGTGAGGGGGACGGTGCGGGGGCCAATCACCATCTGGGGTTGTCCCACCATCCGGGCCGTGGGCTCGCCGTAGTCCACGAAGAAGGCGGGATCCGTGTCGAGCCGCACCCGGACACTCCTCGACTCGTTGGTCTTCTGGGTGAGGGGCGCCACGTCGAGGATCTGGAAGGGCTTCAGGGTGGAAGAGGGCTCGCACGCGCTCAGCACCGTGGCGAGCACGAGAATCAATCGCTTGCTCATAACCGGTACCTCAGACCCACGCAGGCGGAAAGACCGCCGAGCTGGGCATCGACGAGTGAGGCGCTCGCGGCGGCACGGCCCGCACGCACCTCGAGGAGGGTGCTCACCGCGCCCAGACGCCAGACGGCCTGTGCCGCGAGAAAGCCCATGAAGGTGCGCCCTTGCTGGACGAGCGGGGTGTCGAAGAAGGAGCCCGTCGCGCGGTGATTGTAGTACGTCGGCCCGGCGCCCACGCGGCCATGCAGGGAAAAGCGTCCATGCTCGAACGCCAGCCCCCTCACCGAGAACAACAGGGGGTAGGCCATCACCCGGGAATCCAGCGTCCCCAGGCCCTCCACGAAGGGGTGGGAGGTGGAGCGACGTATGCCCGCCTCGGCCTCCAGGGCGAAGCGGCCCCCGAGCAGGGGAAGCTGGTAGCCCACGCCCAGTGAGGCCAGCGGCCCCCGGTTGTCCCCCCCGGCGAGAAAGCCCCCGCCCAGCACCTGTACGGAAAAGGGGTGGGAGGGGGGAGGGGGGCGGGGAGGTGCCACCACGGGGCCGAGGACGAGCGCGGGCGTCACCTCGGCCAGGGGCACCCTCGGGGCGGGAGGCGGAGGGGCGGGAGTGAGGCGCACCACGGCCGCCACGACATGGGCCGTGAGCCGCGCCGAGCCGGTGCCATCCGCCCGCTGGGCCTCCACCACGACCGCGTTCGCGCCGGGCTCCGGCTTCACGCGGAAGACACTGGGCAGCTCCTCCCGGGTGCTCGCGCCCTGGACCCGCAGGCGCAGCTCCGAGCCCGGCACGGGCTGATCGCCCATGAGGAGGAGCCAGCCATCCCCGCCCGCCGGCAGGGACTCGGGGCTCATCACCGCGAGCAGGGGCTGCTCGGGGGGGACGTCGAGGGGAATGGTGCGCAGCGAGGGCCGCTGGCGCGTGGAGGTGACGCGCACGCTGGCCTTGCTCACCCCCGGCGGCACCTGCACCGTCACCTTGGCCTTGCCCCGGCGGTCCGCGCGGGTGGGGCCGAAGCTGCGGCCGGCCACCTCCACCACCACCTGGGCACCCGCGGCCGTGTCCACGGTGAGCTCGTTGCGGCCCAGCAGGGGAATGGGGACGCGGGTGATCTCCGGCGGGCCGCCGGGTGAGTCCGTCCAGAAGGCGAGCACCGCCAGGAGCGGGTAGCGGATGTCCGGAGGCGTCCAGATGAACAGGGACTCTCCGGGCTTGGGGGAGCGCTGGGGTATGAGCCGGCCCGTGGAGGCCGCGGCCCGGAGCGGCGGGGCGTCCGGCGGGGTCTTCACCCGCACCACCACCACCAGATCCCGGCCGAGCACGACCTGGGACGGTAGCAGCGTCACCGGCAAGGGCTCCGCCCCCGCCAGGCCCGGCAGGGCGAGCAGCAGCAGGGTCAAGAGCACGCGCATAGGCAAGGGGCCTTACCGTCCAGCCTCCCCGGCGTCCGTGTCAACCCTCGGCGGTGTCACCCGGGGCGGCGGCGGGCTCTTCCGTGGGAGCCGTCATGGGCTTGTCCGCAGGGCCCGTCATTTTCGCGTGGGGCGGGCTGAACG contains:
- a CDS encoding cytochrome P450 codes for the protein MPPAALPWSPEYLRDPHPFYASLRESTPVLQVEPFGEAYAVTRYDDIVSVLKNPGIFSSARVEPVVSLTAESGEKAREYFSNAKNLISADPPEHTRLRALVGRAFTPHRIAELEPWMRALTRELLDRMLAREEFDLMAELAVPLPVTVISKLLGVEPERREDFKRWSDDVLKTIAMAVGTRDPAPILASLQEFHAYLERIIEQRRREPREDLISALLEASEGYLEVPDLISFTRVLLVAGNETTANLLGNAMVALLRHPRELERLLENPSLSASAVEEALRYDGPLQALVRVTSEDTQVAGHRIPEGARVMLLLACANRDPRRFEQPDRFDITRANPNSLAFGHGVHFCLGAPLARLEAKVVLEEFMSRVRHVSFAPGQEQSLDWGDSLQLRGPRALRLRAERRPTP
- a CDS encoding M16 family metallopeptidase — protein: MAKAPAKPAARKADPVLLSLFDVQEATLPNGLRVRLLANHQTPVVSLYTFFQVGSRNERPGITGISHLFEHMMFNGAKKYGPKKFDQTLESNGGRSNAYTSTDMTVYYEDFASDALETVLDLESDRMRSLRINDVALKSERQVVLEERRVRVDNDITGIMDEELGTLVWKAHAYRWPVIGWQKDIENITRQDCEQYFRTYYAPNNAVLYIVGDIDPKKTLALVRKYYGDIPKGPTPAPVLDAEPEQKGERRAEVRHPAQSPALMIAYRGPAARDEDTLLLDVIQYALAKGEGSRLTKKLVYDTQLAVSVGVDWGWRLDPGIILFFLELKPDSDPRKVEEALYAELQRLVAEGLTERELQKAKNNLRADHLRELATNSGRAHAMGHYEALLGSWRDGLSLPSVYAAATNEQVRAVAAKYFAPERRSVVTVRPTAPADGAVPTVDAQEVA
- a CDS encoding M16 family metallopeptidase; amino-acid sequence: MAARKSATKKKPAAPTMGALMLPALHESTTSSGLKVLAAERGPLPLVAMRLVVRAGSAVDPKDKHGLADFTARLMRRGTQKRGADELDEAIEFVGASFSVGSNEDLLSFFVTTPAEHFPAMIGLLGEIVREPSFPEREVELARERTLAGFANDLDDPSTIADRAFTRALWGAHPYGHDIGGSSAHVRTFTREDLVRFHCERLGPKVALLSVVGAVDPKLVLDEAEKAFAGWTGGPEAAPQIPAMGKMASGRILLVDKPDQTQTQVRIGGPGFRMGHPDYFPSTAMNNVLGGGFTSRLVNEVRVERGLTYGISSYFDMLNVGGVFAISTFTQTERTREMLDVTLSEVAKVRAGGISAAELKKAQRYLAGLYPMRTETNESVASVIGDIRVHALGDDWVEKFRERLCTVKPRQTQEVAAKYLFPTPPLIVLLGKASAVKKQLKGLGPVKVVPASDYE
- a CDS encoding RluA family pseudouridine synthase; protein product: MSGARVPVLFEGGGVLAVDKPAGMLVIPGRSEDSAPSLREVLEAELKRKVFVVHRLDRDTSGVVVFALTPAVHRTLSMAFEAGGVHKHYLALVEGRLEAPVVVDAALAPARKGRMRVARPGEEGKPSTTRIQPVEVFPSATLVEAEPLTGRTHQIRVHLLSLGHPLLVDHQYGRDTPWTARELGGQGEDVVLARTPLHAARLEWPALPGVGARRLESPLPEDMARTVGLVRQGLR
- a CDS encoding M50 family metallopeptidase, giving the protein MSTDSSSPFSWHFNLGRIPVVVEPSFWLITAMFGMIGGRLDDWRFVVSWVAVCFVSILIHELGHALMAMSLGCDVAGIRLYAFGGLTYPDRMLSRWRDVAVTAAGPFAGFLFGGVMIAVNYFVPPQTPLARTIFTDLMFVNFGWGIINLLPVLPLDGGQILRGVLGPTRQRLTLWVGVIVAGAATSLFLFIRAFFAAFMFGRMAFDCWQALSVTHDVKPLPPVQTAEPEPEALTRGWQALRSGQETEAARLAHLALSSARPGAETNAARDLLAWVALAEGNPRAALSHLEKVQPPQDARPFSWAMAYEAAGLPDRALAPALAALEREPSEAVVALAVRLLVKARRLEEAERTARDFSWKSLARRDALLADIAVARGDFDAAAALFAATFESTGRAEEAYQAALNHARSAQLERAAEWLKRALDAGYDDLEAVGLEPAFAHVRSAPEIAARLGQRKP